A DNA window from Drosophila biarmipes strain raj3 chromosome 2R, RU_DBia_V1.1, whole genome shotgun sequence contains the following coding sequences:
- the LOC108026660 gene encoding uncharacterized protein LOC108026660 — MRHLWLLLLIACGSVQLPGVLTYPEALPAKSSSAAGGGDGGGAGGGVTPTETSKDYDYEDESQQAAANLAKSTESPKIPDPYFEQTDVDIYVPINTTSVKLDCPVRNYNAQHHVLLWYKGKTPVSNGDNIFDKIYSMDKKFSLTVPLASNATEERYVCEVPNKARRQVTIRFGPEPSTTVPSAAGGSAVTSAPAKDSAPHGRDISLWLIGLLLAPLQLAVSFRF, encoded by the exons ATGAGGCATCTCTGGCTGCTGCTCCTTATCGCCTGCGGATCTGTCCAGCTCCCAG GTGTGCTGACCTACCCAGAGGCACTCCCAGCCAAATCTTCTTCAGCTGCTGGAGGCGGCGATGGGGGAGGAGCTGGTGGCGGAGTCACTCCCACGGAGACCAGCAAGGACTACGACTATGAGGATGAATCGCAGCAAGCCGCGGCAAACCTGGCTAAGTCAACGGAAAGTCCCAAAATACCCGATCCCTACTTCGAGCAGACTGATGTGGACATATATGTGCCGATCAACACCACCAGTGTGAAGCTCGACTGTCCTGTAAGGAACTACAATG CCCAACATCACGTGCTCCTCTGGTACAAGGGAAAGACACCTGTCTCGAACGGAGACAACATATTCGACAAGATTTACAGCATGGACAAAAAGTTCTCCCTGACCGTTCCGCTGGCCTCCAATGCGACGGAGGAGCGGTACGTGTGCGAAGTGCCCAACAAGGCGCGACGCCAGGTGACCATTCGCTTTGGACCGGAGCCAAGCACCACGGTTCCATCTGCAGCGGGCGGCTCGGCGGTGACCTCGGCCCCCGCCAAGGACTCGGCGCCCCACGGACGGGACATTAGCCTCTGGCTGATCGGCCTGCTCCTGGCCCCTCTCCAACTGGCGGTGTCCTTCCGCTTTTGA
- the LOC108026856 gene encoding KH domain-containing, RNA-binding, signal transduction-associated protein 2 isoform X1: MPRDYDRDYNEDAADYKRKRRDEEPAATGAPETPEADGGGHTHTTSHAALRDTPQLNEKTNAYLQECLLEKKTLEKKHIITKRLLDDEVEKILVSGRIPKPEIYANVYSEKPIRVAQKVLFPIKEYPKFNFVGKILGPKGNTLRQLQEETMCKMVVMGRNSMRDHGKEEELRSSGNPKYAHLSRDLHVEISTVAPPAEAYHRISYALGEIRKFMIPDANDDIRLEQLREMDGKERMYKKSHHYSKSYGDHGAYSSRTPPPASSKPKVYSILEKARYVMDDPNYGIVKTHSRSRDHELYDHHGEYDRYATPPPQTSKHSTHHAQYDSSSYERDYRREYHPHSSSSSYAAAYPAKPSNGRSSSSYRPTTSGSGSHSSAHYETGSRSRESVRYRSAPYPKIR, encoded by the exons ATGCCGCGCGACTACGACAGGGACTACAACGAAGACGCCGCCGACTACAAGAGAAAGCGACGCGACGAGGAGCCAGCGGCGACCGGTGCTCCGGAGACCCCTGAGGCGGATGGCGgcgggcacacacacaccaccaGCCACGCTGCCCTCCGGGACACGCCCCAGCTGAACGAGAAGACCAACGCGTACCTGCAGGAGTGCCTGCTGGAGAAGAAGACTCTGGAGAAGAAGCACATAATTACCAAGCGGCTGCTCGACGACG AGGTGGAGAAGATCTTGGTCAGCGGTCGCATACCCAAGCCGGAGATCTATGCCAACGTGTACAGCGAAAAGCCGATTCGCGTGGCCCAGAAGGTGCTGTTTCCCATCAAGGAGTACCCCAAGTTCAACTTCGTTGGCAAAATCCTGGGCCCCAAGGGCAACACACTGCGCCAGTTGCAGGAGGAGACCATGTGCAAGATGGTTGTGATGGGGCGAAACTCTATGCGTGACCATGGCAAGGAGGAAGAGCTTCGCAGCTCTGGCAATCCCAAGTACGCTCATCTCAGCCGAGATTTGCATGTGGAGATATCCACGGTGGCCCCTCCGGCGGAGGCCTACCACAGGATCAGCTATGCACTTGGTGAAATTCGCAAGTTCATGATACCAGATGCCAACGACGACATTCGGCTGGAGCAACTGCGCGAGATGGACGGCAAGGAGCGCATGTACAAGAAGTCTCACCACTATTCCAAGTCATACGGCGATCACGGCGCCTACAGTTCTCG CACTCCACCTCCTGCTTCCTCCAAACCCAAAGTATATTCGATTCTGGAGAAGGCACGATATGTGATGGACGATCCCAACTATGGCATCGTCAAGACGCACAG TAGATCCCGGgaccacgagctgtacgacCACCACGGAGAATACGATCGCTACGCCACGCCGCCGCCCCAGACATCGAAGCACTCGACCCACCACGCCCAGTATGACAGCAGCTCCTACGAGCGCGACTACAGGCGTGAGTATCACCCCCACTCATCCTCCTCTTCCTACGCGGCGGCCTATCCAG CAAAACCAAGCAACGGTCGTTCATCATCGTCATATCGACCAACAACCTCGGGCTCGGGATCACATTCATCTGCACACTACGAAACTGGATCCCGATCTCGAGAAAGCGTGCGCTATCGCTCGGCTCCATATCCGAAAATACGTTAA
- the LOC108026857 gene encoding DNA polymerase epsilon subunit 4, with translation MASEDLFEHEFSEEQDLELQQAMETEAEEAEEDKESSEVIEETPGNLEESATKAVADKPLTNGTKPAADHEARLTQLPLARIRNIMKLDPDLHMANNEAVFTVAKAVELFIASLSRESYTYTAQAKKKTIQKRDVEMAISAVDSLMFLDGAMNF, from the exons ATGGCGAGCGAAGACCTTTTTGAGCATGAATTCTCGGAAGAACAGGATCTGGAGCTTCAGCAGGCCATGGAGACGGAGGcagaggaggcggaggaggacaAGGAATCCTCAGAAGTCATAGAGGAAACACCGGGCAATCTAGAGGAATCTGCCACAAAGGCAGTTGCTGACAAGCCGT TGACGAATGGAACCAAACCTGCTGCAGATCACGAAGCCAGGTTGACACAACTTCCCTTGGCCAGAATACGAAACATTATGAAACTGGATCCGGACCTGCACATGGCCAACAATGAGGCTGTCTTTACAGTGGCCAAAGCCGTGGAACTGTTCATCGCCTCGTTGTCCCGCGAATCCTACACCTACACGGCACAGGCCAAGAAGAAAACCATCCAGAAGAGGGACGTGGAAATGGCCATATCGGCTGTGGACAGCCTGATGTTCCTAGATGGTGCCATGAACTTCTGA
- the LOC108026662 gene encoding ventrally expressed gene D protein, which yields MIPQSESPQTQDTYVKESQFSEHCGQSRCGQAQTAFEVYQRLVDRLQIHPQEMGKQPNRNELERQIWLASFTGRPLQYQC from the coding sequence ATGATACCGCAGAGCGAGAGCCCTCAGACCCAGGATACCTACGTCAAGGAATCCCAGTTTTCCGAGCATTGCGGCCAGAGTCGTTGTGGGCAGGCCCAAACTGCCTTCGAGGTTTACCAGAGACTCGTGGACCGATTACAAATCCATCCACAAGAAATGGGCAAACAACCGAACAGAAACGAGCTGGAGAGGCAAATCTGGCTAGCCAGCTTCACGGGAAGGCCGCTACAATATCAATGCTAG
- the LOC108026856 gene encoding KH domain-containing, RNA-binding, signal transduction-associated protein 2 isoform X2 — protein MPRDYDRDYNEDAADYKRKRRDEEPAATGAPETPEADGGGHTHTTSHAALRDTPQLNEKTNAYLQECLLEKKTLEKKHIITKRLLDDEVEKILVSGRIPKPEIYANVYSEKPIRVAQKVLFPIKEYPKFNFVGKILGPKGNTLRQLQEETMCKMVVMGRNSMRDHGKEEELRSSGNPKYAHLSRDLHVEISTVAPPAEAYHRISYALGEIRKFMIPDANDDIRLEQLREMDGKERMYKKSHHYSKSYGDHGAYSSRTPPPASSKPKVYSILEKARYVMDDPNYGIVKTHRSRDHELYDHHGEYDRYATPPPQTSKHSTHHAQYDSSSYERDYRREYHPHSSSSSYAAAYPAKPSNGRSSSSYRPTTSGSGSHSSAHYETGSRSRESVRYRSAPYPKIR, from the exons ATGCCGCGCGACTACGACAGGGACTACAACGAAGACGCCGCCGACTACAAGAGAAAGCGACGCGACGAGGAGCCAGCGGCGACCGGTGCTCCGGAGACCCCTGAGGCGGATGGCGgcgggcacacacacaccaccaGCCACGCTGCCCTCCGGGACACGCCCCAGCTGAACGAGAAGACCAACGCGTACCTGCAGGAGTGCCTGCTGGAGAAGAAGACTCTGGAGAAGAAGCACATAATTACCAAGCGGCTGCTCGACGACG AGGTGGAGAAGATCTTGGTCAGCGGTCGCATACCCAAGCCGGAGATCTATGCCAACGTGTACAGCGAAAAGCCGATTCGCGTGGCCCAGAAGGTGCTGTTTCCCATCAAGGAGTACCCCAAGTTCAACTTCGTTGGCAAAATCCTGGGCCCCAAGGGCAACACACTGCGCCAGTTGCAGGAGGAGACCATGTGCAAGATGGTTGTGATGGGGCGAAACTCTATGCGTGACCATGGCAAGGAGGAAGAGCTTCGCAGCTCTGGCAATCCCAAGTACGCTCATCTCAGCCGAGATTTGCATGTGGAGATATCCACGGTGGCCCCTCCGGCGGAGGCCTACCACAGGATCAGCTATGCACTTGGTGAAATTCGCAAGTTCATGATACCAGATGCCAACGACGACATTCGGCTGGAGCAACTGCGCGAGATGGACGGCAAGGAGCGCATGTACAAGAAGTCTCACCACTATTCCAAGTCATACGGCGATCACGGCGCCTACAGTTCTCG CACTCCACCTCCTGCTTCCTCCAAACCCAAAGTATATTCGATTCTGGAGAAGGCACGATATGTGATGGACGATCCCAACTATGGCATCGTCAAGACGCACAG ATCCCGGgaccacgagctgtacgacCACCACGGAGAATACGATCGCTACGCCACGCCGCCGCCCCAGACATCGAAGCACTCGACCCACCACGCCCAGTATGACAGCAGCTCCTACGAGCGCGACTACAGGCGTGAGTATCACCCCCACTCATCCTCCTCTTCCTACGCGGCGGCCTATCCAG CAAAACCAAGCAACGGTCGTTCATCATCGTCATATCGACCAACAACCTCGGGCTCGGGATCACATTCATCTGCACACTACGAAACTGGATCCCGATCTCGAGAAAGCGTGCGCTATCGCTCGGCTCCATATCCGAAAATACGTTAA
- the LOC108026856 gene encoding KH domain-containing, RNA-binding, signal transduction-associated protein 1 isoform X3 yields the protein MPRDYDRDYNEDAADYKRKRRDEEPAATGAPETPEADGGGHTHTTSHAALRDTPQLNEKTNAYLQECLLEKKTLEKKHIITKRLLDDEVEKILVSGRIPKPEIYANVYSEKPIRVAQKVLFPIKEYPKFNFVGKILGPKGNTLRQLQEETMCKMVVMGRNSMRDHGKEEELRSSGNPKYAHLSRDLHVEISTVAPPAEAYHRISYALGEIRKFMIPDANDDIRLEQLREMDGKERMYKKSHHYSKSYGDHGAYSSRSRDHELYDHHGEYDRYATPPPQTSKHSTHHAQYDSSSYERDYRREYHPHSSSSSYAAAYPAKPSNGRSSSSYRPTTSGSGSHSSAHYETGSRSRESVRYRSAPYPKIR from the exons ATGCCGCGCGACTACGACAGGGACTACAACGAAGACGCCGCCGACTACAAGAGAAAGCGACGCGACGAGGAGCCAGCGGCGACCGGTGCTCCGGAGACCCCTGAGGCGGATGGCGgcgggcacacacacaccaccaGCCACGCTGCCCTCCGGGACACGCCCCAGCTGAACGAGAAGACCAACGCGTACCTGCAGGAGTGCCTGCTGGAGAAGAAGACTCTGGAGAAGAAGCACATAATTACCAAGCGGCTGCTCGACGACG AGGTGGAGAAGATCTTGGTCAGCGGTCGCATACCCAAGCCGGAGATCTATGCCAACGTGTACAGCGAAAAGCCGATTCGCGTGGCCCAGAAGGTGCTGTTTCCCATCAAGGAGTACCCCAAGTTCAACTTCGTTGGCAAAATCCTGGGCCCCAAGGGCAACACACTGCGCCAGTTGCAGGAGGAGACCATGTGCAAGATGGTTGTGATGGGGCGAAACTCTATGCGTGACCATGGCAAGGAGGAAGAGCTTCGCAGCTCTGGCAATCCCAAGTACGCTCATCTCAGCCGAGATTTGCATGTGGAGATATCCACGGTGGCCCCTCCGGCGGAGGCCTACCACAGGATCAGCTATGCACTTGGTGAAATTCGCAAGTTCATGATACCAGATGCCAACGACGACATTCGGCTGGAGCAACTGCGCGAGATGGACGGCAAGGAGCGCATGTACAAGAAGTCTCACCACTATTCCAAGTCATACGGCGATCACGGCGCCTACAGTTCTCG ATCCCGGgaccacgagctgtacgacCACCACGGAGAATACGATCGCTACGCCACGCCGCCGCCCCAGACATCGAAGCACTCGACCCACCACGCCCAGTATGACAGCAGCTCCTACGAGCGCGACTACAGGCGTGAGTATCACCCCCACTCATCCTCCTCTTCCTACGCGGCGGCCTATCCAG CAAAACCAAGCAACGGTCGTTCATCATCGTCATATCGACCAACAACCTCGGGCTCGGGATCACATTCATCTGCACACTACGAAACTGGATCCCGATCTCGAGAAAGCGTGCGCTATCGCTCGGCTCCATATCCGAAAATACGTTAA
- the LOC108026659 gene encoding KH domain-containing, RNA-binding, signal transduction-associated protein 2, producing MIKMEPPSEFAEKPATHDHQPRLNEVAQKFLADLDEERQRLSAEFPLCALLIDEAVDRVYCTGRIPGKEFYADVYKQKPMKITQKVFVPVKQYPKFNFTGKILGPKGNSLRRLQEETQCKIAIKGRSSIRDRNKEEQLRNSGDPRYAHLQKDLFLEVSTVATPAECYARIAYALAEIRKYLIPDKNDEVSHEQLRELMEMDPESAKSIHGPNLEAYRSVFDKKFGGSSNGAPKYINLIKRAAENPPEVDDAEEVAYEYEHRMPPKRPPTGYEYSKPRPSIIPTNAAAYKRPYPTDMKRMREPPIKSYKPNPYTILKKYK from the exons ATGATTAAAATGGAACCACCAAGCGAGTTTGCCGAGAAGCCAGCCACCCATGACCACCAGCCGCGTCTCAACGAGGTGGCCCAAAAGTTTCTGGCCGACTTGGACGAGGAGCGCCAGCGTTTGTCCGCCGAATTTCCACTATGCGCATTGCTCATCGACGAGG CTGTGGACCGGGTCTACTGCACGGGTCGCATTCCCGGCAAGGAGTTCTACGCCGATGTGTACAAGCAGAAGCCGATGAAGATTACCCAAAAGGTTTTCGTGCCCGTCAAGCAGTACCCCAAG TTCAACTTTACTGGCAAGATACTGGGACCCAAGGGCAACTCGCTGCGCCGCCTGCAAGAGGAGACTCAGTGCAAGATAGCCATCAAGGGACGCAGTTCGATCCGCGATCGGAAcaaggaggagcagctgcGCAACTCGGGTGATCCGAGGTACGCCCACTTACAGAAGGACCTCTTCCTGGAGGTCAGCACGGTGGCCACTCCGGCGGAGTGCTATGCCCGTATAGCCTACGCCCTGGCCGAGATCCGTAAGTATCTAATTCCAGACAAGAACGACGAGGTTTCACACGAACAACTGCGCGAACTGATGGAAATGGATCCCGAGTCGGCCAAAAGTATTCACGGACCCAACCTGGAAGCCTACAG aTCTGTTTTCGACAAGAAATTCGGAGGCAGCAGCAATGGAGCTCCCAAGTACATCAACCTAATCAAGCGCGCTGCGGAAAATCCGCCCGA AGTCGATGATGCGGAGGAGGTGGCCTACGAGTATGAGCACCGTATGCCCCCCAAGCGTCCACCCACGGGCTATGAGTACAGCAAAC CACGTCCATCAATAATACCGACAAACGCAGCGGCATATAAACGTCCATATCCGACTGACATGAAACGTATGCGCGAACCACCCATCAAGTCCTATAAGCCCAATCCGTATACCAtactcaaaaaatataaataa